The segment AGTATTTGAtgatggctttgcttttggtttcctcaaaaggccttgtaccaatgaagatgtattccttacttataaaccctgATCATCCCCTtcattagtcaatgtgggactccctcccaacaatcttcaacaataTCAAGGTTGGTTGTGAGTATATGTATGgttagaaaccacgactctccacaatagtatgatattgtccattttgagcataagctctcatgactttgcttttggtttccccaaaatgcctcataccaatgaagatgttttccttacttataaacccatgatcatccccttaattagcctattgtgggactccctcccaacaatcttcaataATCCTcccatcgaacaaagtacacaatATAGCCTCCCTTGaagcctatggagccctcaaacaatcTCCCCTTAATGGAGACTCGACTCCTCTAGAGCcttcgaacaaaatacaccctttgttcgacacttgagtcacttttgactacacctttgaggctcacaacttctctcttcgacatttgaggattttattgacatgactaagttaagggcatggctctgatatcatgttagaaaCCACGGCTCTCCACAaaggtatgatattgtccactttaagcataagctctcatggctttgcttttggtttccccaaaaggcttcataccaatagagatgtattccttacttataaacacatgatcatcCCCCTAATtcgccaatgtgggacttcctcccaacaatcctcaacatgtAACAGTAATGGAGCCCTCTGAGTGGTTCATATCACCCTCAGTACTCAATTATCATAAAAAAACCTTATCAGCCTTGCCCCTCCCCTGCAGGGCGGAGTTATCACGGAGCGATGTTACGGTTGTGGCCGCTGCTCTCCAGTCTGCCCATATGATAAAATAAGTATGTCTTGTCACAGATGGGGAAAATGTAACCTTTATTTTGGATTGGTGCTGCTCTGCTGCTGATTCTTAACTAGTTTGAATTGATGCAGATCTAGTCACATATGTAAGGGATGCAGCTACTACTGCTGAACTTATAAAACGGGGCGACGTCGATGCTTTAGAGATTCACACCAATGGAAGGTATATATAAAACTTAAGACTTTGAACTCTGAATGTTTAATGTTGCACTTTTGAGAATTATTCACTGCTCTCTTTCTTCTAGGCAAACCACTTCTTTTCAAGAACTATGGGATAAATTAGGGGACTCGTCCAAATATCTAAGGCTTGTTGCAGTAAGTGTGTTGATTCTGAgccttttctctcttttagaATTTGAGCATTTTAGTCCTCTTCCCTTGCTTAATGTACAGAACTTATACTTAATCCAGGTAAGCCTGCCCAATATTGGCGATTTAACAATATCTACAATGAAAACGATGTTCTCGATCATGGAATCACAGCTCCGTTGTTCGAACTTATGGCAGGTCTGCCTCAAACTTCATGAAGCCAACTGATTTGCTTCCATTTATATTACTATCTCTTAgttctaaaacttttatttgttttcaccatcatcatttcatttaatCTGAAGTTAGACGGTCGGCCGATGAGTGGAGATATCGGACGAGGCGCTACAAGGGAAACAATTGCTTTCGCTGCTCACTTAGCTCTTTCCAATGACCGTCCTCCTGGTTCGTGTAGAGATCCCGTCCCATGAGGCTCATATTCATGTCACTTTACTAACAAGCTTCTTGTTTCCTCTACAGGCTTCCTTCAACTGGCTGGTGGTACAAATTTCTACACTGTTGATGGCTTGAAGAAACAGGGACTTTTTCAATCCACATCAACTCGTAGTAAGCTCGACCTCTCACCATGTTTCATTTACATCAATATACAGTCTCGCCTCGCTATGTTCGCTCGATTTTCAATCTAGAATCAAATATTTCTCTGCTACATTTAGAGGATTTGATGAACAAAGAGCTATCAAGTTCATTGCACGCGTTGATTGGCGGTATCGCTTACGGGGGCTATGCCCGAAAAGTAAGTTAGTTCATCAAATTTGCATACGAAGTTCAgattttttacttcaaaaacCTTCTCTAGGATCcatgtttaatttattgttcAGATAGTTGGAAGGGTCTTGAGTTCAATGCAAGCACAAAGTGGAGATTCCAATATTGAAGACTACCCGGACCATCTCCTGGCTGCACTTGTGGAAGCCTTGGCTTTGGTGGGAACAGTCAAATGCTATGATCCTTCTCTTATCAGCTCAGCAAAAGCTAACAACTCCTTAAGTTTGTAGTTCATTTCAAACCACACGTCGGATACTTTTGTTGTCATATCCGTCCGTTTTGTGTTGAAGTACGTTTTTTTGTCGACTACTTCAGTAAACAAGCTCGAGATAGGAAGACTTAGACCATAGAAGATCAATTGAAACAACAACCACAGAGCATGCTTAGAATTCCGAGAGATCGTCAAAGTCAAATCCTCACTCTAATACCAACAATTGGAAGCTTTGTTCATAATGTAGCTTTAGAGATTAGTTTGAAGAATACAACATTTTAACTGAATTAAATTTACTGTGGTGAAATAGGGTGGGAGAAATGACATTATGTGGAATAAAAGTGGAGAATTTTCACCTTTTTGGATATTTATGTGATTTTGCAGTAAATTCCACCACATGCTGTATGGCTCTGAAAagtgctctctctctctctctctcttttgtggTATTGATACATCTCTTTTGTGAAGTTGTTAAAGGTGGCAACGGCCAAGGCCAAGTCCCTTCCAAAATAACACGCAATAGTATATActtctatttataatttaacaaagtctcgggtttagggtttagggtcgTAATTATTGGTTTCGAATGGTTGCGTACCCGAGCCATGAGTTGGAAGGAGAGAATCtttataatagctcaagtccacagctagcagatattgtccgctttgatccgttacatatcactgtcagcctcacggcaGGGAGCACGTCCTCATTGGCATTCTACCccgtgtttggctctgatacaatttgtaaccgcccaaatAGCATATATTACCCACTTTAGCCGTCagctcacgattttaaaatgcgttgataccacttgtaacaCCGCCCAAagagtagatattgtatgttagctcgttacgtatcatcagcctcatgattttaaaacgcgttgataccatttgtaacagcccagataAAAACtgttgtccgttttggcctattacatatcgttgttagcctcacggtttaaaacgcgtctactaaagagaagtttctacacccttataataaatACTTCGTTTTtactccaatcgatgtgggatctcgcaatccaccccccaTCATAGGGACTGACACACCACCCAATGTCTgggtttgatattatttgtaacagctcaagtccaccgctaacaaatattgaccgatttgacccgttacgtgtCACTGTCAAtcttatagttttaaaacgtgtctactaaggagaggtttccacatctctataagaaatgtttcgtttctctctccaaccgatgtgaaacCTCACGATCTCAATCGAAGTCAAACTTTTATCCCACCCTCGAAGAAAGACAATTTGAGTCTCAGGCTTGATATTTTTCAACCGACAAACGTCATTGAGGCCTAACgacatttttcattcttaattatttgtgttacgacatatatatatatatatatatatattaacttaATTGTGAACTTTAAAACTTATATCTATTTGgtaccataattttttaaattatattttatatccGATGAATCATTAACTTattcaactattttttaaatttataaacgtaaaaaaattatttatatagaaacaaaatcaaaacttaattattaaataataataaatttccaATCAATTATtgattcaaattaaaatggtaattaatgataataaattgtaatttttgaTATGCAATCTTATTGTtttattactaaattattatgattGTATAAGATTTATAAGTATATTAAgacaattattaatatttattaccaagttaaaattattttaataattaacccaataaaaataaaataattaaccaattaattatataaaattaaataacataataaaattgttaagaAAATACTTTATCAACATAAAATTCTAATAACATTTATCAATACAACgctaaacataatataattatttgattatcgatcattctattttcaaacattatttttcgtcctaaataaaactttaaaccAAACTGTTTTAATCGATTTCTTTTAACCATAGGTCGTTTCAGCCGATTGGAATCACGAGGGATATGACACGACCCACCAACTTTAACACAAGCTGTTGAAAGTGCTTCCACTATACGAGGTCACTGTTTTTGTTCCCCATTCACCACTAATGTCTGTcccaaattatttaaaatttttaaaacttaaattaatttaataaatatataatgaaataaattttaaattttaaaattttttaaagattaaataaatataaaattttaaggttataAGCTAAGttaaattctcaattttataattttaaattttcaaacaagaaataaatataaataatagaataataaatataaaaattttaatttgaagtttaaatttaaaatttaactttgattttaaactttcaataaattaaatttcacgataggttattgaatttttttcaatttaatttaattttaatctgattgattaattaactttttaaaattttaaattcacatcttttaattaaattacaattttaaaatttttttaatcttcaaaattatatatttatgtatttgataaactaattaaaaataaaaaaatttcgaatttttttgggatcaattattagaaaaaaaataaaatactattacttattacaaaaaaaaaaaaaaaaaaaaaaaaaaaaaaaaaaaaaaaaaaaaaaaaaaaaaaaaaaaaaaaaaaaaaaaaaaaaNTAACGGCCACGAAATAAATTAGCAAAAAAAGAATTACTAAAAgtggtaaaaaaaacaaacaaaaaaacctaTAAATCCCCGAACTCTTCCATTTCCTTTCAATTGATTTTGgctgttttattcttttccataattaattctttttatttccaCAAAAGAATTACTGGAAAAGAATGGCCATGAATAATCCTCCac is part of the Cucurbita pepo subsp. pepo cultivar mu-cu-16 chromosome LG12, ASM280686v2, whole genome shotgun sequence genome and harbors:
- the LOC111806365 gene encoding uncharacterized protein LOC111806365 isoform X1 produces the protein MALSLSCHAALRLQHQVASGNHSNKNLDNVRRLVNRIGIASVQSSPLESLRDGNWIKLICGASFEDVVDIRNLSLVYTLAGVDCIDCAADASVVSAVNEGIQAARDIVDVRRPWVMISVNDDQDLHFRKAEFDPENCPLDCSRPCEIVCPANAISLREEIMNEPSEVASLSGALKGGVITERCYGCGRCSPVCPYDKINLVTYVRDAATTAELIKRGDVDALEIHTNGRQTTSFQELWDKLGDSSKYLRLVAVSLPNIGDLTISTMKTMFSIMESQLRCSNLWQLDGRPMSGDIGRGATRETIAFAAHLALSNDRPPGFLQLAGGTNFYTVDGLKKQGLFQSTSTRKDLMNKELSSSLHALIGGIAYGGYARKIVGRVLSSMQAQSGDSNIEDYPDHLLAALVEALALVGTVKCYDPSLISSAKANNSLSL
- the LOC111806365 gene encoding uncharacterized protein LOC111806365 isoform X2; this encodes MALSLSCHAALRLQHQVASGNHSNKNLDNVRRLVNRIGIASVQSSPLESLRDGNWIKLICGASFEDVVDIRNLSLVYTLAGVDCIDCAADASVVSAVNEGIQAARDIVDVRRPWVMISVNDDQDLHFRKAEFDPENCPLDCSRPCEIVCPANAISLREEIMNEPSEVASLSGALKGGVITERCYGCGRCSPVCPYDKINLVTYVRDAATTAELIKRGDVDALEIHTNGRQTTSFQELWDKLGDSSKYLRLVAVSLPNIGDLTISTMKTMFSIMESQLRCSNLWQLDGRPMSGDIGRGATRETIAFAAHLALSNDRPPGFLQLAGGTNFYTVDGLKKQGLFQSTSTRKDLMNKELSSSLHALIGGIAYGGYARKLEGS